From the Acomys russatus chromosome 8, mAcoRus1.1, whole genome shotgun sequence genome, the window GCTTTATGGTAATAGTGATTTCTTTTGATCTTTCTTGTATATAAGTGCCTCTATTTAAAAATCCcgggtacttgggaggcagaggcaggtggactgctgtgagtttgaggccagcctgttctacaaaatgagtccaggacagccggggctacacagagagaccctgtcttgaaaaacaaaacaaaaaacagcctaagctgggcatggtgtagTGCAtgctttagtcacagcactcaggatgcagaagcaggtcaATCACTGCACTCAAGTCAGCCAACTCCAGAGCAAGTTCAGGCCATTAGGGCTTCCTAGTGACCCTTTTTCCAAGtgtcattaaatttattttgacttGTGACTCCCTTGTTATGAGACTATCTAGTttaggccttcaatcccagcactagggaggcagaggcagccagatctcttgagttccaggatagcctggtccacacagtgagttccaggacaatcgggactacacagagaaaccctatcccccaaaaagaaaaaaataataaaatctgcagttgttaaaagaacacacactagcactcgaggcagaggcaggtagatctctgagttcctggacagcctggtctatagagtgagttccaggacagccaaggatacacaaagaagccctgtctggaaaaacaaaacaagaagatacACATTACCTTTGCTAGTGGACGGGCTGGGAAGCAGGAGAATGCGCtaacagagtcttttttttttttttttttttttttttttttttttggtttttcgagacagggtttctctgtgtagctttggctgtcctggactcactttgtagaccaggctggcctcgaactcacagcgatccacctgcctctgcctcccgagtgctgggattaaaggcatgcaccaccatgcccggctcacgcTAACAGAGTCTTATGAATCCATCTTGGCATGTATTTTAAATGCAAACTAACTATATCTTTTAATGTAGAACCTTTCTGGACAGATTTCAGATTTGTAAACCAGAGAAAGAAGTACTAGCTCACAatgctttctttctatttctagaaACATGGAAGGAAACTGTCCTCCTAGTTGGAATATAGATTCATCGTGTAAGCTGCAGTTGTCACCAAATCAAAATGTGACGCTTGCTGTGAATAACGTACTGAAAGAAACAAGAATACTCAACATCTTTGGACTTATTAAAGGTTTTGAGGAACCAGGTAAAGTCCCTGCTTTGTGCCTGTCTTTACTGTTTTGCCAGTTGTGTATAGGGAAGAAAGGAATAAGGATGTTGCCTGACTTAGTTTCATAAAATGCTAAATCTTGTTTGCTCTTAGTaagctttatgtgtgtgtacagacattcGACCATGCGTGCATATGTGGAGGCTTTGATAAGTGGTTTTCTTAAGGGACACATACACGATATATACCATGTATTACAAGCCATAGTCTATAAAACTGTCCAGTTCTGCCCATTAGCATAAAAACAGCATAAGTAGTGTGCAGTAGATTAGTGAACAGAGCACACACCTGGGAGGACCTACAGTACATGCAGTCACAGTTACTGAGTAAGGAAAGTCCTTGGATTTCATTCTGTCTTATTTATTAAATTGCTGATTTAAGTAAAGAGTAGCAACGTGAATGGGTAGGGAGGCCCTGTTGGCCTTTGACTCTTATACCTGGGCTTCCTACACAATGTGTGGTTAGACTCTTACCCTTCATACCTATTTTAGATTTCATTAATAGAATTTTACttgaaattaaacagaaaaaccaaaactggaCATTgtagcacacctgtaatcccagtgctaggaagcTAAGGTGGGAGATCCTAAGTTAGATGGCAATTTGTGCTAGTTGGTAAATCCTTTTTTCAGAACAAACAGAATGATTGTGTAccctttttcccccttcttttagACCGTTACGTTGTAGTAGGAGCCCAGAGAGATGCCTGGGGCCCTGGTGTTGCGAAGTCTAGTGTGGGAACAGGTCTCCTGTTGAAACTTGCCCAAGCACTCTCAGATATGGTTACGAAAGGTACAGTAGAAATGTGTTGACCTTAAATTCTTACATTCTGATTGGACAAGATCAGGGCCACACCCCCAGGTTTAGGGTGGTATGGCCATAGAaaatttaaattctctctcttctggttttttaaaggcaacgtttctctgtgtaacagttctggctgtcctggaactctgtaatCCAGGGTGACCTCAGattgccttgcctctgcctcaagagtgctgggattaaaggcgtgagccaccactgccatgCCATATTACATTTTCTTATGACATATTCTTTAGTACAAACCTGTCTTGTTTTCACTAACTCATGGCTTTTGAAATGTTTCTCCATGAAGTGTCTTTATTGATCTATCAGTCCTCTAATTCTTTGAAGCCATGAATTTTAGTTCTAACATGCAGAAGATAAGCCAAACGTCTTGAATTTACCTGAAATAGCTAAGGCTAAGACCTGACTATTGTAATTCTACTTCTTCTCATGCTCTTGCATACCCAGTGCCTTAGATCCTTGGAACAGAGGTCTGAAGTGTTGTCACCAGAGCAATTGGTGGGCTGTGCATAAAGGAGTTGTCACAAAGTACTCCGGATACTTTCTAAAACTTATTTATAGGTATAGCATGGTGTGGTGGCATTGTAGCCCAAGGTACTTGGAAGCCTAAAGCAGGGGCTTGCTTATGAACAGTGTAGATTTTGTCTTAGAATAAGGTAAATAATCCATATTTTGACTTGCTTCTTAGATTGTTCttaaagaagatataaataacACTGGACTAAAAATATAACTCTAAGGTCTTCCCTGTCCTGTACTCAAAATGTTCCATACAGCTGCTGTCCTACAAGGATTGCTTTCACTTAGGGATTCAAAAGGAAAAGTGTTTgaatcttgaacttctgattcctcTTAATTACCCACCTGCCTATAGCCTCTCCAAGGGTAACACCAATTTCTTCTCTTCCAGGTGGGTTTAAACCCAGCAGAAGCATTATCTTTGCCAGCTGGACTGCAGGAGACTTTGGAGCTGTTGGTGCCACTGAGTGGCTAGAGGTATTATATGCGTGCATACATGCCCTCTAGAAGCTAAGCTATCTTAGGTCTCAGTGTACCATTTTGCCTTCGTGTAGTCTCAAAGGACCCAGATTTCAAAGTGGATCCCTACCAGTAGCTATATATGTGATAGGTTAATGCTTATTAGTGTATACTTTAATACACTTTAGTATATTAATTGTGTCCTCTCTTCTAGGGTTACCTTTCATCTCTGCATTTAAAAGCTTTCACTTACATTAATCTGGATAAAGTTGTCCTTGGTAAGCATCTGTTcccctagtttttgtttttgtttttttcctgcagtGCACATTGGCCATAGCCCGGCCTAAGTCAAAGTATGGAATAGGCATAAATTGCCTTTTCTAGATCATGTACACAGTATGATTCCCCAGATCAATAGTATTAGCATTGTTAGGAATGTACATTGTGAGGCAGCATACTCCaggtatttttttgagacagggtttctgtgtagccctggattgtcctagaacttgtttgttgaccaggctggcctctgaattCACCTACTTCTATCTCTGGAGTGCTTAGGTTAAAGGCATGGggcaccacacctggtttttgaatttattttagaGGGAGAATAAGTTTGttcattgtattttattaaatttgttttattttgggaatGCATGAGTGTTGGTATACATGGTATACTAGGATAAtggagagttggttctctcctctcctGCATGTGGGTCTGTAGGAAAttcaactcaggtcttcaagcccGGCAgacagcaagtacctttatccactaagccattgAGTTGTACTCAATCAGAAGTTGGAACAGGGGTTCAATAAAGTGTTAAGatggtggcggcgcatgcctttaatcccagcactcgggaggcggaggcaggtgactctctgtgagttaggggccagcctggtctgcaaagagttccaggacagccagggctacacagaggagaaaCCTTATattgaaaaagcaaaagcaaaaaagataAGATGCAGATGTATAGCCAGGAAATGAACAGAATTATTAAATGTCTAcattgggaagaaaaagaaaaattgccatTCAACTAAGTCTGAGACCTGTGATTTACCATATTACTTAGAACAAGCATGTCTTAACATGGGTGAGTTTAAAGGAAACCAGAATTTGATGGAAggagaccatgcatggtgagagaCAGATTAGTCATAGGAAATCACTGAAACTGCCTCTCAATATTTTACTGACATTGGCAAAGTCTGGGGTAGAATTACCGCAGTTGCTAAGTTGTTTGTTGCCATCCAGCTATTGTGACGAAGAGCTCAAGATTGGGGCCGGCCTCAATTACAGAGAGACAGTCCTGAGAGGAACAGTAGTAAAGCCCCAGCACTGCCAAACAGAAATCAACCGTGTTTGACTCTTCGCACCTAAgttttgttagttagttttttcgagacagggtttctctgtgtagccctggctgtcctggactcactttgtagaccaggctggccttgaactcacagcaatccgcatgcctctgtctcccaagtgctgggattaaaggcgtgtgccaccacacctggctttgttttgttttttgagacagcgttttttctgtgtggccctggctgtcctggaactcactgtgtagagcaggctggcctcacagagatccgcctgcctctgcctcctgagtgatgggatttgtgtatgctaccacgcccagctggcccTTGAGTGTCTACTTTATTAACAATTACTGTATAGGGCCACAAACTTAGGGTTTATGTCTTGGTCAGGTTTTAGCTATAGAAGTATCTGTGAAAGTTGCTTGTCTAGAAAGGGAaacgtgtttttaaaaaaaattctctttgcaGGTACTAGCAGCTTCAAAGTCTCTGCCAGCCCACTGTTATATACACTTATTGGGAAGACAATGCAGGACGTGAGTATTCCTAGTTAGCAATGATATGACTTCATCAGaggtaaataaaaacacatttaaaccaTTGCCAGTAACCAGTGGTAGGAATTGAAAGTAAATTCTATAGTACTATTTGGTCATGTTCTTGACTTACTGATCCTCAGTCTCCTGAACTGTGagatagaatatataaaaatttctcAGAGTACAAGTCTTTAGACTTATTGCATTGTAGGCACTGACGGGAGATTGTAGCTCAGAATGCTAAAGGAAGGCTTAGAAGCACTTGAGTAGCACCAGAGGAAATACACACCGGAAAAAGGTGAACATCAGTTTTGAATGAAGAAGGAATGCATTGAAGAGAATGTTGGAGTGattaaagatggaaagaaatagcTCCTTTGCTCCTGTGAGAATCTACAGATCACTTAGGGTCTCAAACATGCTAGCTGTGTGCACTTGCTGGTTAGTCAGGGAGTCTAAAATGTGCTACAGAGAAGTGAGCTCAAAGGCAGGCACATTTGTGTAGGTTAGAGAGGGTTCAAAGACTGATTttgaccgggcatggtggcacacccctttaatcccagcactcaggaggcagaggcaggcgaattgctgtgagttcgaggacaacctggtctacaaagtgagtccaggactgccaaagctacacagagaaaccccgtctcaaaaaccaaaaacaaacagacaaacaaaaaaattgactATGGGCCTATAAGATGTCAGTTGTGGGATGCTTTCTCCCtcacaaggaagaaaggaggagggcagGCGTTGCTGGAGAGACTTAGAGCTCCAATGCTTGTGAACACGCACCACTTCCTAGGAACAACAGTGTCAGTCACATGACTGAGATGTTTAGTATTTATAGAGAAAAGAATGTTAGTGACCAGCCTGAACTAACAGTATATTTCTCATTTTACAGGTAAAACATCCAATTGATGGGAAATCTCTTTATCGAGACAGCAATTGGGTCAACAAAGTGTAAGTGTAAGAAAAGTGAATAACATTGCAGTAGATGAGCTCTAGGCCTGATCTGTGGGAGCCTCGCTCTACAGGGATTTACATTTGTTACCAGGTAAAGGGTGTGGCGCGGTGCAGCTAATTTTAGAATGCCTGCTAAGGATTGCTCTTCTCTTTGCAGTGAGAAACTTTCCTTTGACAACGCTGCTTTCCCTTTCCTTGCATATTCTGGGATCCCagcagtttctttttgtttttgtgaggtaAGACTTAATAAACTACACAGCATTTCCACTATATCTTGCATTAACTTTGAAACCAAATTTCTCACTATTTAAAAGATTCTAAGATGCTTCCTTATTAGTTATTAGTAAATAGACTGACCATCTTAGCTTAATTATCATTTGGGTTTTTACTTAAATGCAGTAGCATAATTTAATAGGACTTGATTTCTTGTGTGGGCATATGATATTTCCACTTAGGGTCCTCTGAACAGCACCCTTCTAGATAACTACTGAAAGTGTCCTAGGTGTTCAGAAATGTTCTCTTAAGTAACAACCAAAGAAGTATAAGGGGATTGAGACATAGTGTCATAAAcacatttactgtgtgtgtggctgcaggTCTGGCCTGGGGACTGCGGGTGGCAGTGGGTTCTAGAAACAGAATACACAGGCCTTCAGGCCCTTATGACCTTGATGGTAAGGTGAGAAGGGAGGCTCCCGCTCCTTACCCACAGCGTACAAGCGCCTTTCTCTGTCCTCCAGGATGAGGACTATCCTTATTTGGGAACTGATTTGGATACCTATGACAACTTGATTGAGAAAGTTCCTCAGCTCAACCTAATGGTTCGCACGGCAGCAGAAGTGGCTGGTCAGCTCATTATTAAACTTACCCATGACATTGAACTGAACCTGGACTATGATATGTATAACAACAAAATACTGTCATTTGTGAAGGATCTGAACCAGTTCAGGGCAGATATCAAGGTAAGCACCTAGTTTTttaaactggtttttgtttgtttgtttgttttgtttttctagacagggtttctctgtgtagccttgactgtcctggactcactttgtagtccaggctggcctcaaactcacagcgatccacctgcctctgcctcccgagtgctgggattaaaggggtgcgccaccacacccggcttttaaACTGGTTTATATTCTACTTTAGTACCCTTGGTACTTTTCCTGGCTTTCCCTCCTTACTACTTTCTGGTAGCCACCAATGTGCTCTCAGCTTGTATGAAatcaggtgtgtgtgttgtgttgttttctggGGGAGACTCTtgctgtagcccagactggccttgaacttggagcacTACTCTACCTCAGCCTTAAAATCTTAGaataacagggctggagagatggctcagtggataagagcactgtctgttcttccagatggcctgagttcaagtcccaacaaccacatggtggctcacaaccatctataatgttatccgatgccctcttctgacctgcaggtgtacacgcagatagagcattcatacataaaataaataaataaaatacattttttaaaaacttaggatAACAGTTCACAGCATCAGATCCTGcagcttttgcttttttcctctagtgtatatatatatttcattacaaCGCTTGGCTAGCTCTGACCTTTACTGTGCACACGAATGACATCATGTAATAGGTGTGTCTAAGCTGTGGCCAAGGGTTGTTGTGAGTGCAGCCCAACACAGAGATCGGACAGCCTGGTCCgttgtctcttccttttcttatatTCGATCGTGTCAGTCCTGAGCATGAACTTTGTAGGTGCAACATCGTGATGAGCATGTGCTGACATTCTGTCTAGGACTTGGGATGTGCAGGCAAGAGAATCCTGACCTCAAGGCTTGCTTTAGCTTCACAAGGAATTTAAGGCATgcgccccccaaaaaagagaagaCTGGGGTTAGGGACGTGCCTcataatgtttgtctttctgtgtctgacaTTTCATTCAATCATTGCAAGTGGCAGGACTTTATGTATGTGTGGCTGAGTGACAACAGTTGTGTGTGCGCACTGACTGCATGTTCTCCACATAAACCAACCGTGTCTCCCTAGCCAGTTGTCAGTCCTATACACCTCATTTCCATCTATTGACATTACACATAATAATTGCTTAAGAGTGGGGTCAGATGGTAGTTGAGAATCATCTTGGTTTCTTTCATAAGGACCATACCAACTCATGTTCCTAAGAGGTTCTTGTTGCTGAAATCTTTTCTAGGAGGGAATTTAACTTAAAACCCACAACTTACTTGAAAAAGTTGTTGGGAACCCGGGTTACATTCAAATGTAGGACAGACTGACAGTATTTCTGTCATTTGTAATCCAGGTAGTCCATAAGTGGGTTCCTGGCTTGGATAGAAAGAACAGCCGGTAGCTAttgtgttttaatgttttctatatttattttattatggggGATATGCCATGGCGCATGTGAAGGTCAGGAAAGTTTGTGGAGTGTCTCACTCTTTCCATGTGAGTTCAGGCTTAGTGGAGACACCCTCACCACCGTGAGTCCCATTCGCCCAGCTACCATGCTACGCAGTGTCACACACTTGGCCTTTGTTTACATTCACGTTAGTAAGTTCTTCCCTTCTGGCTTTTTGTGACTAGAAGATACAGCTAACCCTGGGCTACAGATTATATGACAGCCCACACCTTAAAAGAATCATAATCTcacttttaattctagcatttggaaggcagaggtaggtggatcactgagttcgaggccagcctggtatgcaaagcaagtccaggacagccaagacaacacaaaCCCTGTCTgcggggggagggtgggggagcatAATGTCTAATAAACAGTTTAATGTCTGTCTTTGACAGGAGATGGGTCTGAGTCTACAGTGGATGTATTCTGCTCGCGGAGACTACTTCCGTGCTACATCTAGACTGACAACTGATTTTCATAAtgctgagaaaacaaacagatttgTCATGAGGGCAATCAATGACCGTATTATGAAAGTAAGTATGCTCTTAGGAAAGAAGGAACTAAAGTATGTACAATTTTAGTTAGCATGCTTCTGTTTATATAGAAGTGGGTTTCACTAGTGGCCTAGAATTGTTTGCTGCATTAGAATTGAGCACAGAGTTTAGTTTATATCATGCTATCTACCCTGTAAATATAAGACATTCATTCtaagctttaaaaacatttaggAAGAGCAAGAGTAGCTTAGTGGTAGTGGATGcctaagatattttaaattttatgcatatgcatgttttgcctggtACTGGAGAAGGCATGAAGAGGTTGTCACTCTAGAACTTGACTATAGCATTTTTAAGCTGCCGTGTGGGTTCTGGAATCTAAACCcaaggcctctgcaagagcagtagtaGTCTCAttctctaaccactgaaccatctctccagtccaaccctagcagtttttaaaaagaagaaatctccACCCACCCCTCGCCCCCACAGAcctgggtgaccttgaacttacagagctccatctgcctctgcctctgtctttccagtgctgggattaaaggtgtgtgacaccgcGTTCAGCAACGAGTGAAGCCTTGCTAATTATCCTAGTCACTGTGGGAGAAACTGGATGTGTTTCAAGGCTTCCATGTGCTAATAGGCTGAGTGTAGTGGTGTGTAGTGGtctcagcactggaggcagaggtaagcagatctaaGTTGGAGGAATACATAGCAAATTCCCGATCAGCTAGCTATGAAGGGAGACtgtctgtctcaagcaaacagcCACACCAATACAAAAGAGCAGTTACCGCAAGGTAGGTCCCAGGAAGCCTCGTAAAGGCAGAGGAGAGAACCGACTGCACACAGACGCAACACAtcttccccccccgccccccaggacaGGTCTCTCTATAGTTctgtttgtcctggaactctagacCACATGGGCCTGAACCCAGGGCATGTTGTATATGCTGAGTGGGATTCTcagcagagctgggcatggtggctcacccctttaatccctgcagaggcagtgggtctctgagttctttttggccagtctggtctacaaagagttccagcacagccaggcctacagaaagaaatgtctggggggagtttttttgtttttgtttttaaacaatgtgGTTGAAATTTGCCTCAGATTTGTACAGTAATGCAACTGAATTTTCAGTAATCTGATTCAGAGGAATTCTAGCTTTATTTAAAAGGAGAATGAGTCACAAGTCACAGCACAGTTTAAGCTGGGCTTTTTGTCTTTCGTAGGTGGAGTACCACTTCCTGTCACCCTATGTGTCTCCAAGAGAGTCTCCTTTCCGACACATCTTCTGGGGCTCTGGCTCTCACACTCTCTCAGCTTTGGTGGAGAACCTGAAGCTTCGCCAAAAAAATCTTAGTGCTTTTAACGAAACCCTCTTCAGAAACCAGTTGGCCTTGGCTACCTGGACTATTCAGGGAGTTGCAAACTCCCTCTCTGGTGACATCTGGGATATTGACAATGAGTTTTAAGTGTAACATGCACAATTAAGAACAGGGTTGTCTGTCTCTAGATTTGTGCTGGTTATGCTAAATTTTCATTAGAGCTCCAAATTCTAATGCTGCAATTCCACCCAATCATCCCCTGTCTTTAGGCATCAGCTTTTAGTGCAGGCTTGGACCTACACTTGAAGCTACAGTGGATAACTCTCTCCGTGCTCACAATACCCTCTCAGATTATCTTTAGAATTTTGAGTCTTTTGTAATAATGTCCTCTATGCATATGGTCATCAAAGTGTCAGGACCAGCTGTCCTGAGGGCATTAGCTAGTGTCTTGCAGAAGGAGGGAGGCGGTATATGCTGGGGATCAGAGTGGGAGCTGGGTGTGATTCCCGAGGTCCACCCGATCCTCAGGAGTCTCCACGTGAGCCCCTGCCCTTGAGGACTAGCtggtttccatttccttttattaGACAGTTACTTTCAGAAGAGATGGAACTTACTTTATTGCCAGCGTGGTCAAAATAGGTCCTTCTGCTGGATAAAaggaagtctgtctgtctgcaggaaTAAGGCCTTACTGGTGAACCTTGGTGTTATTATGATGAGACCAGAAGccaaagacaggttttctctccTGGCATCTGCTCGGTAGTCTTTAGTTCTTTgtttctggctttttcttttttgtttttcttcccaacattttctgaaaaacaaattttagatTCAGTTTATCAGACTTTAAAAGAACACACTGCCAAGTTTTGGCCAAAGTGTTAGCCTTTGGGAAAGCTTTCTATCATTTTGGCACTGagatatttattgtttatttatcaGTGACAGAGTTCActataaatagttttttttatagAAGATAATTATCGGAAGCAGTGCCTTCCATAATTATGACAGTTATACTGtcgttttcttttaataaaagcaGCATCTGCTAGTAAGACCCACAGATACTGGAAGTTTTGCACTTACGGTCAGCACTTGCAGGCTTTAGGAGAAAGCCACAagccaaacaataaaacaataagagCTAGAAGTGAATTGAATTTAATAAGGGATTCCTAACCAAGTTATACCCTTaactacccagaaaaaaaaagttctaagtGCGGTGAGTTTTGGCCAAGTGTCATTTTAAGGCTGTGGTAGTACTTACATCTACAAATTTTTACAGCTCAATTTATTCAAGATACAACATAAATTCAATTTAGCAAAATTTCCAGTACCTTTGTCACAAACTTA encodes:
- the Tfrc gene encoding transferrin receptor protein 1, encoding MMDQARSAISNLFGGEPLSYTRFSLARQVDGDNSHVEMKLAVDEEENADSNMKASVRKPRRFNGRVCFVAVAVVIFFLIGFMIGYLGYCKRVEQKDECLKLAGMETDKPETTETEEDVLQPSRLYWADLKKLLSEKLDTIDFTDTIKQLSQSLYSPREAGSQKDENLAYYIENQFTEFKVSKVWRDEHYVKIQVKGSVAQNLVTMMESNLVENPEGYVAYSKAAEVTGKLVHANFGTKKDFEGLNYSVNGSLVIVRAGEISFAEKVANAQSFNAIGVLIYMDKKRFPIVKADVPLFGHAHLGTGDPYTPGFPSFNHTQFPPSQSSGLPNIPVQTISRKAAEKLFENMEGNCPPSWNIDSSCKLQLSPNQNVTLAVNNVLKETRILNIFGLIKGFEEPDRYVVVGAQRDAWGPGVAKSSVGTGLLLKLAQALSDMVTKGGFKPSRSIIFASWTAGDFGAVGATEWLEGYLSSLHLKAFTYINLDKVVLGTSSFKVSASPLLYTLIGKTMQDVKHPIDGKSLYRDSNWVNKVEKLSFDNAAFPFLAYSGIPAVSFCFCEDEDYPYLGTDLDTYDNLIEKVPQLNLMVRTAAEVAGQLIIKLTHDIELNLDYDMYNNKILSFVKDLNQFRADIKEMGLSLQWMYSARGDYFRATSRLTTDFHNAEKTNRFVMRAINDRIMKVEYHFLSPYVSPRESPFRHIFWGSGSHTLSALVENLKLRQKNLSAFNETLFRNQLALATWTIQGVANSLSGDIWDIDNEF